The region TCAAGCACTGGAACAACAACATCAGAATCCTCCTGAAGCATTTTTTCTAAAGAATCAACCACAGCTTGACAGTTATGATCCCCAATAATCTCAGGCAACGATCCAATGATTTCCTTCTTTAAATGCAAAGGACAAATCGATAGAACTTGCATCAGCTTATCGGTGAACACATCGGGATTAACAATGAAGTCGAGCCAACGAAAATGGTTGATGATAAGACGAGCAACATCTTCCTCCAACGTACATCCTGTAACAACATCAAAGTACTCCGGAAGCTTCTCGAGTAGCATTTCCtgaatatcaagttgaatagGAGGTACAAGAAGGAGATTCCGAACTAAACTCTCGTCTCTCTTGGTTGATGAAGAGGACGAAAGCACTCTACACGATAAATATGAACAAATCCGATTACGAATTTGGTGAATCTTAGGTTTGATTTGGAAAAACTCGAGTTGGAAAATTTTACTGACCTACGAAGATNTCTCATAGACCTGCAATTATGTCCACTTAATAagtttatatacaatatattatcATACCAAGCAGACTGTAAAGNAAGATCGGCTAGAAACAGCGACTCTAATTTTCCCAGATGCTTCCCAATCCTGAAAAGCAGTATACAAATATAGTCAGGATGAAGCTTAAGATTACGGTGTAGCCTTTGAAAATTACTAAACAAGCTAGCAGAAAACTGTTACTGAATCTTCACCACTCCATAATTTCTGGTTGAAGTAACTTATGGCTAAGAATTGTAGCAAATTCATCATAGAACATAATTAGGGCTAAGTTAGACTGTTTGCAAGAGTCAACAGATGTCTTCAAGAGCTCCAAAATCTCCCCACAATCTGAAACCtgctttatgaaaaaaataattgacaTAAAAGAATTccttttggaaaataaatatgaaaggTACAAAGATAATTTCAATTAACTACTGAGAATTGCTGGTTACCTGTGATGATGGAAGGTCAGGAACACTCTTTGCATCCCCAAGTGACGACACAATCCTAAGAGTTCCAACTAAGCCCATCTTTTTGTACTTGAGGTCTGGATGACTAACCTGCCAATATAAAAAAAGGACAACTAGGAGTCAGCTGCCATCACCTAAGAAAGGGAGTGAGCTGCCATCACTTAAGAAACCAAATAGAAGGCGAGATAATTCATACTACCTGCTTCCTTACTATCATCATAAGTTCATTTGAAATTGAAGATCGAAAAGAATCAGCACTTGCACGAGCTGATAGTGCAAGGAGACTGAAAATCTCATAGACCTGCAATTATGTCCACTTAATAagtttatatacaatatattatcATACCAAGCAGACTGTAAAGATAAATACCTGCCTTATGCAAATTTTCAATACTAAAACCCTCTAAGTAGTCCAAAATACCTATACagcacaaaacaataaaaatattagaaaaagaaaagtaaatgaTCAGTATATTTTTGTGGGAACAAGTTCCAGAGATACCATTTATGTGGGAAGAAAAGGGAAGGAGTTGCTGCGCATATTTTTTCACCAGAGCCGTCATCATCTCCAAGACCGAACTGACCTCAAATTTGTTATCAGATCCCACATGTGTCACTAGAGCACCTAGAATCTGCAACCAATTCGAAATTTCGAATTAGAACAAAATGGACTAATTATGCTACAAGTGATTATACTATGACATGTTAGCATGGTCTCACCTCTTGTCTTGAATAATTGTCAGCAAACCCTTCAAAAAGACGAGTATAGATATGCGAGCCCATTTCCCTTgccttttcttctttgcatgACAAGAGGTGTTCAgccaaagaaacaaatgatgCAAAATTATCCTACAATAATGAGTGAGTCGggttaaatttccaaaataacatTCCCACATTTTGCAAGAAtcagaaacttctcaaaattGTTAAGAAGATCACCTGCACAAACTCTTTATTACCACATATACATTGATCAAGCAGGGTTTCTTGTATGCATCCATCGACCACTTtcttcttaaatattttctcgATACTCTTCCGGATGGGGTCCCCGTTCATGTACATGAGAATAAGCAGCCATACATCAATTACCTTAAAATCCCGAGGTTTCTCCAGACTATTCAGCTCCTTTATGATTTCTTGACAGAGTATctataaacagaaaatatagtGACGCTAGATAATGATAAACATGCTTAAACAACAACTGTAACGAATCCAACTTACATTCTTAAACCGAAGGCTTGATCTTAAAGCATGGAGAATAGAACCTTCTGCGTTATATGCAGGTATTTTTCCTTTAAGTTTATTCTGAGAAGGACAAGGTTGTGACATTCCGGTGAATTTCAACTGTTCTCGTATCTGGGAGATTATTCTTCTAACATTTTCTGGAGTAGCAGCAAGAAGCAAAAACCTAAGTAGATATGGCATGTGCTCTGCGTCGACTGTTCTAATACATGATATTGCTACTGTAATCGCCtttaaaaaaagggaaaaaacggCATTCCATCAGTAACTATGTACAAATACAGAACCTTCAACCAATGATGAAGCAAAACCCTCACCTGTTCTTGCAATTGATCATCTAAATTAAGGTTGGAGAAAGAATCAAGCACTGGAACAACAACATCAGAATCCTCCTGAAGCATTTTTTCTAAAGAATCAACCACAGCTTGACAGTTATGATCCCCAATAATCTCAGGCAACGATCCAATGATTTCCTTCTTTAAATGCAAAGGACAAATCGATAGAACTTGCATCAGCTTATCGGTGAACACATCGGGATTAACAATGAAGTCGAGCCAACGAAAATGGTTGATGATAAGACGAGCAACATCTTCCTCCAACGTACATCCTGTAACAACATCAAAGTACTCCGGAAGCTTCTCGAGTAGCATTTCCtgaatatcaagttgaatagGAGGTACAAGAAGGAGATTCCGAACTAAACTCTCGTCTCTCTTGGTTGATGAAGAGGACGAAAGCACTCTACACGATAAATATGAACAAATCCGATTACGAATTTGGTGAATCTTAGGTTTGATTTGGAAAAACTCGAGTTGGAAAATTTTACTGACCTACGAAGATTACTCGGAGATTGAATGTACGATGAGAACCCAGCTATGAAAACGGAGCGAAGGGAAGCGACGCTATCTCTCTCGCCGGAATTAGCGGAGCAAGACGAAAAGCGAATAGTGAGATTGCGGCGGAAAGCGTGTAGATCGGAAGGAAGACACGGCGGACCGTACGGGTTCATCAGTGTGCATCCGACTTCCGCGAGAATCGCAGTCATCTTATCCACCGCGTCGGATTCATTTTGCGGCTGGGGGATTTTAATCGACGGAGCGGCTGAGGATGATGACGGaggcggtggcggtggcggcTTTTTTCGTGAGAGAAACACCATTTTTTCCGGTGATTTACGACGGAGAGTACTCCCAATTTCGCCTCTTGGTTCTCCGATTAACAAACTTTTCTGAAGAaatttagatttcaaaatttggCAACCCTGAAGAAGCTACCGCCAAAAATTTCAGCGAAGGATGCGCCAGTGTCCACCTTCACATGACACGCAACCTATCAACGCAAACGCAAGACGGCACGGTGTGTAACCAAAATACACCGTGGAATTTAGAACTATTTTGCCGTTTAGCTTCATAACACATTAACTACGCAATCTGTCGACGCAAAAGCAAAAACAGCACGATGTGTAACCAAAATCAACCTGTATATAGAATTTTGGAATTTGTCCTTTAATTTGTAATTACACATAAACTACACGCAATGCATCgatacagaaaaaaacaaaagacgtCTACTATGTGTATAAAAGAGTACAAAAGGCTACATTGAAGATTAGAAGGGAACACATTTAAACCCTGCAAGTCTTGGCAAGAGGCTCGCAGTCTTTATAGATCTCCAATCCAGACTGATCAAGTTGGTCTTCCTCAAAACAAGCACAACGTTTGCTCATTGAACCCGTTATTGCTATCTCTAAAGGTCTTTGTACTAATCTTGGCACCCCAACATCACACCAAACCTACATAAAGAGGTAATCCTTTagttcttatgtttttaattccATGAAGGTTCACTTGCTATGTTCTAAAACTAATTCTCCCCTTGAAACCAAATCGAGAAAGATTACAAGAATTCATACCTCTCCACCTTCATCTTGACTCCATCGTGAGTTGCAANNNNNNNNNNNNNNNNNNNNNNNNNNNNNNNNNNNNNNNNNNNNNNNNNNNNNNNNNNNNNNNNNNNNNNNNNNNNNNNNNNNNNNNNNNNNNNNNNNNNNNNNNNNNNNNNNNNNNNNNNNNNNNNNNNNNNNNNNNNNNNNNNNNNNNNNNNNNNNNNNNNNNNNNNNNNNNNNNNNNNNNNNNNNNNNNNNNNNNNNNNNNNNNNNNNNNNNNNNNNNNNNNNNNNNNNNNNNNNNNNNNNNNNNNNNNNNNNNNNNNNNNNNNNNNNNNNNNNNNNNNNNNNNNNNNNNNNNNNNNNNNNNNNNNNNNNNNNNNNNNNNNNNNNNNNNNNNNNNNNNNNNNNNNNNNNNNNNNNNNNNNNNNNNNNNNNNNNNNNNNNNNNNNNNNNNNNNNNNNNNNNNNNNNNNNNNNNNNNNNNNNNNNNNNNNNNNNNNNNNNNNNNNNNNNNNNNNNNNNNNNNNNNNNNNNNNNNCAGAGCCGTCATCATCTCCAAGACCGAACTGACCTCAAATTTGTTATCAGATCCCACATGTGTCACTAGAGCACCTAGAATCTGCAACCAATTCGAAATTTCGAATTAGAACAAAATGGACTAATTATGCTACAAGTGATTATACTATGACATGTTAGCATGGTCTCACCTCTTGTCTTGAATAATTGTCAGCAAACCCTTCAAAAAGACGAGTATAGATATGCGAGCCCATTTCCCTTgccttttcttctttgcatgACAAGAGGTGTTCAgccaaagaaacaaatgatgCAAAATTATCCTACAATAATGAGTGAGTCGggttaaatttccaaaataacatTCCCACATTTTGCAAGAAtcagaaacttctcaaaattGTTAAGAAGATCACCTGCACAAACTCTTTATTACCACATATACATTGATCAAGCAGGGTTTCTTGTATGCATCCATCGACCACTTtcttcttaaatattttctcgATACTCTTCCGGATGGGGTCCCCGTTCATGTACATGAGAATAAGCAGCCATACATCAATTACCTTAAAATCCCGAGGTTTCTCCAGACTATTCAGCTCCTTTATGATTTCTTGACAGAGTATctataaacagaaaatatagtGACGCTAGATAATGATAAACATGCTTAAACAACAACTGTAACGAATCCAACTTACATTCTTAAACCGAAGGCTTGATCTTAAAGCATGGAGAATAGAACCTTCTGCGTTATATGCAGGTATTTTTCCTTTAAGTTTATTCTGAGAAGGACAAGGTTGTGACATTCCGGTGAATTTCAACTGTTCTCGTATCTGGGAGATTATTCTTCTAACATTTTCTGGAGTAGCAGCAAGAAGCAAAAACCTAAGTAGATATGGCATGTGCTCTGCGTCGACTGTTCTAATACATGATATTGCTACTGTAATCGCCtttaaaaaaagggaaaaaacggCATTCCATCAGTAACTATGTACAAATACAGAACCTTCAACCAATGATGAAGCAAAACCCTCACCTGTTCTTGCAATTGATCATCTAAATTAAGGTTGGAGAAAGAATCAAGCACTGGAACAACAACATCAGAATCCTCCTGAAGCATTTTTTCTAAAGAATCAACCACAGCTTGACAGTTATGATCCCCAATAATCTCAGGCAACGATCCAATGATTTCCTTCTTTAAATGCAAAGGACAAATCGATAGAACTTGCATCAGCTTATCGGTGAACACATCGGGATTAACAATGAAGTCGAGCCAACGAAAATGGTTGATGATAAGACGAGCAACATCTTCCTCCAACGTACATCCTGTAACAACATCAAAGTACTCCGGAAGCTTCTCGAGTAGCATTTCCtgaatatcaagttgaatagGAGGTACAAGAAGGAGATTCCGAACTAAACTCTCGTCTCTCTTGGTTGATGAAGAGGACGAAAGCACTCTACACGATAAATATGAACAAATCCGATTACGAATTTGGTGAATCTTAGGTTTGATTTGGAAAAACTCGAGTTGGAAAATTTTACTGACCTACGAAGATTACTCGGAGATTGAATGTACGATGAGAACCCAGCTATGAAAACGGAGCGAAGGGAAGCGACGCTATCTCTCTCGCCGGAATTAGCGGAGCAAGACGAAAAGCGAATAGTGAGATTGCGGCGGAAAGCGTGTAGATCGGAAGGAAGACACGGCGGACCGTACGGGTTCATCAGTGTGCATCCGACTTCCGCGAGAATCGCAGTCATCTTATCCACCGCGTCGGATTCATTTTGCGGCTGGGGGATTTTAATCGACGGAGCGGCTGAGGATGATGACGGaggcggtggcggtggcggcTTTTTTCGTGAGAGAAACACCATTTTTTCCGGTGATTTACGACGGAGAGTACTCCCAATTTCGCCTCTTGGTTCTCCGATTAACAAACTTTTCTGAAGAaatttagatttcaaaatttggCAACCCTGAAGAAGCTACCGCCAAAAATTTCAGCGAAGGATGCGCCAGTGTCCACCTTCACATGACACGCAACCTATCAACGCAAACGCAAGACGGCACGGTGTGTAACCAAAATACACCGTGGAATTTAGAACTATTTTGCCGTTTAGCTTCATAACACATTAACTACGCAATCTGTCGACGCAAAAGCAAAAACAGCACGATGTGTAACCAAAATCAACCTGTATATAGAATTTTGGAATTTGTCCTTTAATTTGTAATTACACATAAACTACACGCAATGCATCgatacagaaaaaaacaaaagacgtCTACTATGTGTATAAAAGAGTACAAAAGGCTACATTGAAGATTAGAAGGGAACACATTTAAACCCTGCAAGTCTTGGCAAGAGGCTCGCAGTCTTTATAGATCTCCAATCCAGACTGATCAAGTTGGTCTTCCTCAAAACAAGCACAACGTTTGCTCATTGAACCCGTTATTGCTATCTCTAAAGGTCTTTGTACTAATCTTGGCACCCCAACATCACACCAAACCTACATAAAGAGGTAATCCTTTagttcttatgtttttaattccATGAAGGTTCACTTGCTATGTTCTAAAACTAATTCTCCCCTTGAAACCAAATCGAGAAAGATTACAAGAATTCATACCTCTCCACCTTCATCTTGACTCCATCGTGAGTTGCAACTCGGTTGCTTGGCTTCCTCGGTCTTCTGTTTCTCCATAAGTTGTGCACCTCTGGAGGCTTTTGCTTCAGCTCCTTttagatgttttgttggatttccTTGGCTATCGTAGTACCGCCCAACAAGCTTCCCAACAGGACTATTGATCACAAATTATAAGCTGAGAGCCAAACCAATAtgacttatatataatatagagaTTAAGGTGAGTCAAGCATTATCCATACACCACCTTCGCAGTCAGTAATCACTACGCATTAGCTTTCTATTGTGTTAATGAAACATATAACTTACATGTAGGTCCTGGAGTAGAAACCTCGCCAGTCAACAATGCTCTTCACCTGCGCGAAAGAGATCTTTGTCAGGCCATATCAAACATTTAACTACGGATATATAGAATATCAAACAGTTAACAAATTCTGTGTTACTTCAATATCTTAGAAAGTGATAGCTATGAAGAAATAAGCACATCTGGGACAATGGCAAGATTGAGATCCTATCTTAGACATTTCCATAATTCTCATTGAGAAACTATGTAAAGCTTAAAAGGCATTACCTCACTGCTAGATAACCCATGTAACGAATCTGTAAGTCCATCTCCTGCACAAGAAAGTAATCATAGCACAAACACGAGAAGTTTATACATTTCAGGGACTTTTGGTACAATCTTCCTCAAATAACTAACAAAGTTTGAATGACTTTGACTTCTTTATGCATGACTAACAATGTTTTATGAGGACCCAAAGAAGTGAAAAGGGAGGAACACCGTAGAAAATGGGCATATTCTCACTTAACATTAGCAAGATAAGAGACTAAATCTCATTTCTAGGGGATATCAAATCAATTTCCATACGTACCAAAAGAAGCAAAGACCACAAACTACTAAATTCCCAAAACGTTTTTTGGATTAAAAAGGTATGCTGATTATCTCCTAGAAAAGTTTACGAAAAACTCTTCATCACTCACTGAAGAATGCAGCAAACAATATACAAATACCTGTAAAGTTCCCAGAAACAAAAGCACGAGAAGCGTCTCTGAGCTCAAGAATTACATGGAAATACACATCACATTAGCGAGAAACATACAAGAtcaacacaaaaaatatatacaagaacATATGAGAATCTCTCCAGATAATCGATCAAACCAGAACAAACCTTCCAGCAAAATGGTTGTAACCTCCTCCACTACCGTAATGAGATTTTCCTTTCGTCACATCAAACACAGATCTGTATTTCCATATGTAAAGGTACTCTTTTTACAAGTTGTTTCTTCACATATGTTTTTAGACAGCAGTAAGGAAGAAAAGACTTACCCAAGAATCCCTAAGAGTATAGGTAACGTTACATCAGTGCCATTATACAATGCCAACTCTTCAGCAGAGAATAACCTCTTTTGAATATTGAAACagcatcaacaaaaaaaacacaaaaaaaccatCAAATCCAAGACATGAGACATCATAAAAACACTGGTTCTCTATTTCAGTTGTGATTAATCTCTGACCCATACATAACAACTACACAGACAAGACCTCTTGTCTAGTTCAGTCCAGCTAAGTTCGTCTGTCTCTATTGGGAAATTTCAGAACTAGGAAAAGATAGAGTTGGAAGAAGAGAACTGAGTTACTTGGTTATATTGGTGGTGTGGAGCCTTGAGGAAAGATCTGAAGTAGAGAGCGACGAGACCCACGGTCATCGTTACGCCAACAAACGGAGATAACAGAAATCTCTTCGCCGGAATCATCATCGATTGGATCCGATTTGGTTTTGTATGtgaaaattccaaaatcaagTGAAATTTCTACACCACTTTTAGGATGTGAGGGCTTTTTATCTAAATAAGTAAAGTTATGGGTACTAAATTgcaataattttgaataaacgGACAAGTAGAGATAAAATAAGTAATAATTAAGGGGAACGAGGATTCACTGTTTCACATTTCTATCATGTGAAATCGAAGTTCTATTTAGGGAAGTtacaaaagatgaagaaataaaTCATTAGTAGCAAGCAATAAGCAACGCTATACAAGTATGAAACGCAGAGCCGGCCttgaacaaaagaaactaaCTCAAAACACATGTTTAGGATTTTATGTG is a window of Camelina sativa cultivar DH55 unplaced genomic scaffold, Cs unpScaffold00506, whole genome shotgun sequence DNA encoding:
- the LOC104773250 gene encoding membrane-associated progesterone-binding protein 4-like isoform X2, with amino-acid sequence MMIPAKRFLLSPFVGVTMTVGLVALYFRSFLKAPHHQYNQRLFSAEELALYNGTDVTLPILLGILGSVFDVTKGKSHYGSGGGYNHFAGRDASRAFVSGNFTGDGLTDSLHGLSSSEVKSIVDWRGFYSRTYIPVGKLVGRYYDSQGNPTKHLKGAEAKASRGAQLMEKQKTEEAKQPSCNSRWSQDEGGEVWCDVGVPRLVQRPLEIAITGSMSKRCACFEEDQLDQSGLEIYKDCEPLAKTCRV
- the LOC104773250 gene encoding membrane-associated progesterone-binding protein 4-like isoform X1; this translates as MMIPAKRFLLSPFVGVTMTVGLVALYFRSFLKAPHHQYNQRLFSAEELALYNGTDVTLPILLGILGSVFDVTKGKSHYGSGGGYNHFAGRDASRAFVSGNFTGDGLTDSLHGLSSSEVKSIVDWRGFYSRTYIPVGKLVGRYYDSQGNPTKHLKGAEAKASRGAQLMEKQKTEEAKQPSCNSRWSQDEGGEVWCDVGVPRLVQRPLEIAITGSMSKRCACFEEDQLDQSGLEIYKDCEPLAKTCRV
- the LOC109131552 gene encoding Fanconi anemia group D2 protein homolog, which encodes MVFLSRKKPPPPPPPSSSSAAPSIKIPQPQNESDAVDKMTAILAEVGCTLMNPYGPPCLPSDLHAFRRNLTIRFSSCSANSGERDSVASLRSVFIAGFSSYIQSPSNLRRVLSSSSSTKRDESLVRNLLLVPPIQLDIQEMLLEKLPEYFDVVTGCTLEEDVARLIINHFRWLDFIVNPDVFTDKLMQVLSICPLHLKKEIIGSLPEIIGDHNCQAVVDSLEKMLQEDSDVVVPVLDSFSNLNLDDQLQEQAITVAISCIRTVDAEHMPYLLRFLLLAATPENVRRIISQIREQLKFTGMSQPCPSQNKLKGKIPAYNAEGSILHALRSSLRFKNILCQEIIKELNSLEKPRDFKVIDVWLLILMYMNGDPIRKSIEKIFKKKVVDGCIQETLLDQCICGNKEFVQDNFASFVSLAEHLLSCKEEKAREMGSHIYTRLFEGFADNYSRQEILGALVTHVGSDNKFEVSSVLEMMTALVKKYAQQLLPFSSHINGILDYLEGFSIENLHKVYEIFSLLALSARASADSFRSSISNELMMIVRKQVSHPDLKYKKMGLVGTLRIVSSLGDAKSVPDLPSSQVSDCGEILELLKTSVDSCKQSNLALIMFYDEFATILSHKLLQPEIMEWIGKHLGKLESLFLADLXLQSAWYDNILVLSSSSSTKRDESLVRNLLLVPPIQLDIQEMLLEKLPEYFDVVTGCTLEEDVARLIINHFRWLDFIVNPDVFTDKLMQVLSICPLHLKKEIIGSLPEIIGDHNCQAVVDSLEKMLQEDSDVVVPVLDSFSNLNLDDQLQEQAITVAISCIRTVDAEHMPYLLRFLLLAATPENVRRIISQIREQLKFTGMSQPCPSQNKLKGKIPAYNAEGSILHALRSSLRFKNILCQEIIKELNSLEKPRDFKVIDVWLLILMYMNGDPIRKSIKKIFKKKVVDGCIQETLLDQCICGNKEFVQDNFASFVSLAEHLLSCKEEKAREMGSHIYTRLFEGFADNYSRQEILGALVTHVGSDNKFEVSSVLEMMTALVKKYAQQLLPFSSHINGILDYLEGFSIENLHKAGIYLYSLLGMIIYCI